Proteins co-encoded in one Phycodurus eques isolate BA_2022a chromosome 21, UOR_Pequ_1.1, whole genome shotgun sequence genomic window:
- the scrib gene encoding protein scribble homolog isoform X17, protein MLKCIPLWRCNRHVESVDKRHCNLQAVPDEVFRYSRSLEELLLDANQLKELPKPFFRLLNLRKLGLSDNEIQRLPPEVANFMQLVELDISRNDIPEIPESIKFCRSLEIADFSGNPLSRLPDGFTQLRALAHLALNEVSLQTLPGDIGNLANLVTLELRENLLKCLPTSLSFLVKLEQLDLGSNELEVLPDTLGALPNLRELWLDRNQLSSLPSELGNLRRLVCLDVSENRLEELPSELDGLLALTDLLLTQNLLEVVPDSIGCLKQLSILKVDQNRLTHLTDSIGECENLTELVLTENLLQTLPRSLGKLKKLTNLNVDRNRLGAVPKELGGCASLNVLSLRDNRLGKLPAELADATELHVLDVAGNRLQNLPFALTNLNLKAMWLAENQSQPMLKFQTEDDERTGEKVLTCYLLPQQPSPSLENLLQNSVDDSWTDSNLNRVSVIQFQEETKTEDEDDEAAAERRGLQRRATPHPSELKVMKKGIEDRRNEAFAPRPEREDQPSDAQEKRLSDLSNQSHDSQVSDSTLSAISHEERREVALPSQREDLVDGHSRHEEEDLDEMEVEYIEPTVHFAEEPIIRGGDEDDGEEDGERSDEEDDMAPFPAEKQRLIRKDTPHYKKHFKITKLPQPETVAALLQGFNPDGLGSPARAAEDERDGHEEDEEDEGVGTPRLRLRVEASELEDSRYHVNSSQVKGVSFDQVNNLLIEPARIEEEEHTLTILRQTGGLGISIAGGKGSTPYKGDDEGIFISRVSEEGPAARAGVKVGDKLLEVNGVDLHKAEHHAAVEALRSSGAAVSMTVLRERMVEPENAITTTPLRPEDDYFPRERRSSSGLAFSLEGGHGQGAGLGPLQRLSTCLVRNDRGLGFSIAGGKGSTPYRTGDTGIYISRIAEGGAAHRDGTLRVGDRVISINGVDMTEARHDQAVALLTGTSPTIALLVERDPNAPRSPGLSRQRAHSPPPPEPSDSPDQDEEGLQGNHLGRMEDEYPIEFQRGWCMEVTLVKSGGPLGLSIVGGSDHASHPFGINEPGVFISKVIPHGLACESGLRVGDRILEVNAIDLRHATHQEAVRALLVNKQEIRMLVRRDPSPPGMQEIVIHKQPGEKLGISIRGGAKGHVGNPFDSTDEGIFISKVSSSGAAARDSRLQVGMRILEVNNHSLLGMTHTEAVRVLRAVGDSLVMLVCDGFDPRKVPTAEASPNKEPYASPGIIANPFASGIVRKNSMESISSIDRDLSPEEMDIMQKESEMVRETSQWEKEEMEKMERMRLEREEATRLLEEETENIGSGPLKLDYKTLAALPTTSLQKINRTPSSDYTSTESPIREAPYSPTIQPPSHQSSDSSLCSGRETRFASIHFTSTPNTRDHTSSSTRPGAILPVGRMRPSTSPAAPDGLSPSPFQHGPSPFNSQTSDMVYGVRNNFHAKQPSPESPSPGGKDSPEQRSFRDRQKYFEIDVKQQTPDKPKPRVSLVGEDDLKKMREEEERKFEQRAREYLLDEEEEDDEEDLAKHVAQMKVTGKVLLDGVEYDVEPVSVPSQPCATPPGYCGSSGPSSVDGKGDTPRNSLDDSFRLEQRPNSMTGLIPVYAGDSAAPIRTAKAERRHQERLRMQSPELAVAPDKDLSPAEKRALEAEKRAMWRAARMKSLEQDALKAQMVIAKSRDGKKRGTLDQLAESPSPAPTPSPTPMEELISPRGLTSPGRLSPDAVDDVQFTDDGSQHPGRATGPEAEDPVPATSALEEMALYSNKRKLRQGRRSLETAVPT, encoded by the exons ATTGCCGGATGGTTTCACTCAGCTGCGAGCGCTGGCTCACTTGGCGCTCAACGAGGTGTCGTTGCAGACTCTGCCCGGCGACATCGGAAA TCTGGCCAACCTGGTGACGCTGGAGCTGAGGGAGAACCTGCTCAAGTGTCTGCCCAC GTCGCTGTCCTTCCTGGTGAAACTGGAACAGCTGGACCTGGGCAGCAACGAACTGGAAGTGTTG CCGGACACACTCGGCGCACTGCCCAACCTGAGGGAGCTTTGGCTGGACCGCAACCAGTTGTCCTCCTTACCATCG GAGCTGGGGAACCTCCGGAGACTGGTGTGTCTGGACGTGTCGGAGAATCGCCTGGAGGAGCTTCCCTCCGAGCTGGACGGCCTCCTGGCCCTCACCGACCTGCTGCTCACACAGAACCTGCTGGAGGTGGTTCCGGACAGCATAG GTTGTCTGAAGCAACTGTCCATCCTCAAGGTGGACCAAAACAGACTTACTCACCTGACGGACTCCATTGGAGAGTGTGAAAACCTGACGGAGCTCGTCCTGACCGAGAACCTCCTCCAG ACGCTTCCTCGCTCGCTGGGCAAGCTGAAGAAGCTGACCAACTTGAATGTGGACCGCAACCGCCTGGGCGCCGTGCCCAAGGAGCTGGGCGGCTGCGCCAGCCTCAACGTGCTCTCGCTGCGCGACAACCGCCTGGGCAAGCTACCCGCTGAGCTCGCCGACGCCACAGAGCTGCACGTGCTGGATGTGGCTGGGAACAG ATTACAAAATCTGCCTTTTGCCTTGACAAACCTCAATTTGAAGGCCATGTGGCTGGCAGAGAACCAGTCGCAGCCCATGCTCAAGTTCCAAACCGAGGATGACGAGCGCACGGGGGAGAAAGTGTTGACCTGCTACCTGCTGCCTCAGCAGCCTTCCCCCAGCCTTG AGAACCTGCTGCAGAACAGCGTGGACGACAGCTGGACGGACAGCAACCTGAACAGAGTCTCGGTCATTCAGTTCCAGGAAGAGACCAAGAccgaggacgaggacgacgaggCTGCCGCCGAGCGCAGG GGCCTTCAGCGTCGAGCCACACCTCATCCCAGCGAGCTAAAGGTGATGAAAAAGGGGATCGAGGACAGGCGGAACGAAGCGTTCGCGCCCAGGCCCGAAAGAGAAGATCAGCCCTCCGATGCGCAG gagaaacggctcagcgACCTCTCGAACCAGAGCCACGACTCGCAGGTGTCCGACAGCACGCTGTCAGCCATCTCCCACGAGGAGCGGCGAGAGGTCGCCTTGCCCTCCCAGAGAGAGGACCTTGTGGACGGGCACTCCCGCCACGAGGAGGAGGACCTGGATGAGATGGAGGTGGAGTACATTGAG CCCACCGTACACTTTGCCGAGGAGCCCATCATCCGCGGCGGGGACGAGGACGACGGCGAGGAAGACGGCGAGCGGAGCGACGAGGAAGATGACATGGCCCCCTTCCCCGCCGAGAAGCAGCGTCTCATCCGGAAGGACACGCCGCACTACAAGAAGCACTTCAAGATCACCAAGTTGCCCCAACCCGAGACGGTGGCGGCCCTCCTGCAGGGCTTCAACCCCGACGGGCTCGGCTCGCCCGCGCGGGCCGCCGAGGACGAGCGGGACGGGCacgaggaggacgaggaagacGAGGGCGTCGGTACCCCTCGACTACGTCTCAGGGTGGAGGCGTCGGAGCTGGAAGACAGCCGATACCACGTCAACTCCAGTCAAGTCAAG GGGGTGTCATTTGATCAAGTCAATAATCTGCTGATTGAACCTGCTCGAATTGAGGAGGAAGAG CACACCTTAACCATCCTGCGCCAAACGGGCGGCCTCGGCATCAGCATTGCCGGCGGGAAAGGGTCCACGCCGTACAAGGGGGACGACGAG GGTATCTTCATCTCCAGAGTTTCTGAGGAAGGACCTGCAGCCAGAGCAGGAGTGAAAGTAGGAGACAAGCTGCTGGAG GTGAACGGCGTGGACCTCCACAAGGCTGAGCACCACGCGGCCGTGGAGGCCCTGCGCAGTTCCGGGGCCGCCGTCTCCATGACGGTGCTGCGCGAGCGCATGGTGGAGCCGGAAAACGCCATCACCACCACGCCGCTCAGGCCCGAGGACGACTACTTCCCACGGGAGAGGCGCAGCAGCAGCGGGCTGGCCTTCAGCTTGGAGGGCGGTCACGGCCAGGGTGCCGGGTTAGGACCCCTGCAGCGCCTCTCCACCTGCTTGGTGCGCAACGACAGGGGGCTGGGCTTCAGCATCGCCGGAGGAAAGGGATCCACGCCGTACCGCACTGGGGACACG gGGATCTACATCTCTCGGATTGCAGAGGGGGGAGCAGCCCACCGAGACGGCACGCTACGCGTAGGCGACCGGGTCATCTCT ATCAATGGTGTAGACATGACAGAGGCCAGACATGACCAGGCAGTAGCGCTCCTTACCGGCACCTCGCCCACTATCGCCCTACTGGTTGAGCGAGACCCCAACGCCCCGCGCTCCCCGGGCCTCTCCCGGCAGCGGGCCCACTCCCCGCCGCCACCGGAGCCCTCGGACTCTCCGGACCAGGACGAAGAGGGCCTGCAGGGGAACCACCTGGGCCGAATGGAGGATGAATACCCCATTGAG TTCCAGAGAGGATGGTGCATG GAAGTGACGCTGGTCAAGTCAGGCGGTCCCCTCGGCCTGAGCATCGTGGGGGGCAGCGACCACGCCAGCCACCCCTTCGGCATCAACGAACCCGGGGTGTTCATCTCAAAG GTGATCCCTCACGGTTTGGCGTGTGAAAGCGGCTTGCGTGTGGGTGACCGGATCCTGGAGGTGAACGCCATCGACCTGCGCCACGCTACGCACCAGGAGGCCGTGCGGGCGCTGTTGGTCAACAAACAGGAGATCCGGATGCTGGTGCGCAGAGATCCCTCGCCGCCCGGGATGCAG GAAATTGTGATCCACAAGCAGCCAGGGGAGAAACTGGGAATCAGTATACGTGGAGGAGCTAAAGGCCACGTAGGAAATCCTTTTGACTCGACTGATGAGGGCATCTTCATATCCAAG GTGAGCTCAAGTGGCGCGGCCGCCCGGGACAGCCGGTTGCAGGTGGGCATGCGCATCCTGGAGGTGAACAACCACAGCTTGCTTGGCATGACGCACACAGAGGCCGTGCGAGTGTTGCGGGCCGTGGGCGACTCCCTGGTCATGCTGGTGTGCGACGGCTTCGACCCGCGCAAAGTGCCCACTGCGGAGGCGAGTCCCAACAAGGAGCCTTAT GCGTCTCCTGGCATCATCGCCAACCCTTTTGCATCAGGCATCGTTCGTAAAAACAGTATGGAGAGTATCTCTTCTATAGATAGAGACCTGAGCCCAGAAGAGATGGACATCATGCAAAAG GAGTCTGAGATGGTGAGGGAGACGTCCCAGTGGGAGAAGGAAGAGATGGAGAAAATG GAGCGTATGCGCTTGGAACGAGAGGAGGCAACTCGCCTGCTAGAAGAGGAGACCGAG AACATCGGCAGTGGACCTTTAAAGCTGGACTACAAAACCTTGGCAGCGTTGCCCACCACCAGCCTGCAGAAGATCAATAGG ACCCCATCATCTGATTACACCAGCACCGAGAGTCCAATCAGAGAAGCCCCCTACTCTCCGACAATCCAGCCG CCCAGCCACCAGTCTTCCGATAGCTCCCTGTGTTCCGGCAGGGAGACCCGCTTC GCAAGCATTCATTTCACCTCCACCCCCAACACCAGGGACCACACTTCATCCTCT ACCCGACCGGGCGCCATCCTCCCCGTCGGGCGCATGCGACCGAGCACCTCCCCGGCCGCTCCGGACGGCCTCAGCCCTAGCCCCTTCCAGCATGGCCCCTCTCCCTTCAACTCTCAGACCTCT GACATGGTGTATGGTGTGAGGAACAATTTCCATGCCAAGCAGCCTTCTCCAGAG AGTCCGTCGCCCGGTGGCAAGGACAGCCCGGAGCAGCGCTCCTTCCGGGATCGGCAGAAATACTTTGAGATCGACGTGAAGCAGCAGACGCCCGACAAGCCCAAGCCTCGCGTCTCGCTGGTCGGCGAGGACGACCTCAAGAAGATGAGGGAGGAGGAAG AGCGTAAATTTGAGCAGAGAGCGCGGGAGTACCTGCtggacgaagaggaggaggatgacgagGAGGACCTGGCCAAGCACGTGGCGCAGATGAAGGTGACTGGCAAGGTGCTGCTGGACGGAGTGGAGTACGACGTGGAGCCCGTGTCCGTGCCGTCGCAGCCGTGCGCCACGCCGCCCGGCTACTGCGGGAGTTCAGG GCCCTCGTCAGTGGACGGTAAAGGAGACACACCGAGGAATTCGTTGGACGACAGCTTCAGACTGGAGCAGCGGCCCAACTCCATGACTGG tTTGATCCCCGTGTACGCCGGTGACTCCGCGGCTCCCATTCGCACGGCCAAAGCCGAGCGGCGACACCAGGAGAGGCTCCGCATGCAGAGTCCGGAGCTGGCCGTGGCCCCGGACAAGGACCTCTCCCCCGCCGAGAAGCGAGCCCTGGAGGCCGAGAAGAGAGCCATGTGGAGAGCGGCACG GATGAAGTCTCTGGAACAGGACGCGCTCAAAGCCCAGATGGTCATCGCCAAGTCTCGGGACGGGAAAAAGCGCGGCACCCTGGACCAGCTGGCGGAGTCGCCCTCGCCCGCGCCCACACCCTCGCCCACCCCGATGGAAG AGCTCATCAGTCCTCGAGGACTAACCTCCCCGGGCAGACTG TCTCCTGACGCGGTGGACGACGTGCAGTTCACCGACGACGGCTCGCAGCATCCGG gTCGCGCCACCGGCCCGGAGGCCGAGGACCCCGTGCCCGCTACCTCGGCCCTCGAGGAGATGGCGCTGTACAGCAACAAGCGCAAGCTGCGACAAGGGCGCCGCAGTTTGGAGACCGCCGTGCCCACGTAA
- the scrib gene encoding protein scribble homolog isoform X6, with product MLKCIPLWRCNRHVESVDKRHCNLQAVPDEVFRYSRSLEELLLDANQLKELPKPFFRLLNLRKLGLSDNEIQRLPPEVANFMQLVELDISRNDIPEIPESIKFCRSLEIADFSGNPLSRLPDGFTQLRALAHLALNEVSLQTLPGDIGNLANLVTLELRENLLKCLPTSLSFLVKLEQLDLGSNELEVLPDTLGALPNLRELWLDRNQLSSLPSELGNLRRLVCLDVSENRLEELPSELDGLLALTDLLLTQNLLEVVPDSIGCLKQLSILKVDQNRLTHLTDSIGECENLTELVLTENLLQTLPRSLGKLKKLTNLNVDRNRLGAVPKELGGCASLNVLSLRDNRLGKLPAELADATELHVLDVAGNRLQNLPFALTNLNLKAMWLAENQSQPMLKFQTEDDERTGEKVLTCYLLPQQPSPSLENLLQNSVDDSWTDSNLNRVSVIQFQEETKTEDEDDEAAAERRGLQRRATPHPSELKVMKKGIEDRRNEAFAPRPEREDQPSDAQEKRLSDLSNQSHDSQVSDSTLSAISHEERREVALPSQREDLVDGHSRHEEEDLDEMEVEYIEPTVHFAEEPIIRGGDEDDGEEDGERSDEEDDMAPFPAEKQRLIRKDTPHYKKHFKITKLPQPETVAALLQGFNPDGLGSPARAAEDERDGHEEDEEDEGVGTPRLRLRVEASELEDSRYHVNSSQVKGVSFDQVNNLLIEPARIEEEEHTLTILRQTGGLGISIAGGKGSTPYKGDDEGIFISRVSEEGPAARAGVKVGDKLLEVNGVDLHKAEHHAAVEALRSSGAAVSMTVLRERMVEPENAITTTPLRPEDDYFPRERRSSSGLAFSLEGGHGQGAGLGPLQRLSTCLVRNDRGLGFSIAGGKGSTPYRTGDTGIYISRIAEGGAAHRDGTLRVGDRVISINGVDMTEARHDQAVALLTGTSPTIALLVERDPNAPRSPGLSRQRAHSPPPPEPSDSPDQDEEGLQGNHLGRMEDEYPIEFQRGWCMEVTLVKSGGPLGLSIVGGSDHASHPFGINEPGVFISKVIPHGLACESGLRVGDRILEVNAIDLRHATHQEAVRALLVNKQEIRMLVRRDPSPPGMQEIVIHKQPGEKLGISIRGGAKGHVGNPFDSTDEGIFISKVSSSGAAARDSRLQVGMRILEVNNHSLLGMTHTEAVRVLRAVGDSLVMLVCDGFDPRKVPTAEASPNKEPYASPGIIANPFASGIVRKNSMESISSIDRDLSPEEMDIMQKESEMVRETSQWEKEEMEKMNIGSGPLKLDYKTLAALPTTSLQKINRTPSSDYTSTESPIREAPYSPTIQPPSHQSSDSSLCSGRETRFASIHFTSTPNTRDHTSSSTRPGAILPVGRMRPSTSPAAPDGLSPSPFQHGPSPFNSQTSDMVYGVRNNFHAKQPSPEPELNNEVFDDGADGQEGAGGAAAVKVAARSALSPDRLEYMNLAAVPRLSRPSLDTQSPSPGGKDSPEQRSFRDRQKYFEIDVKQQTPDKPKPRVSLVGEDDLKKMREEEERKFEQRAREYLLDEEEEDDEEDLAKHVAQMKVTGKVLLDGVEYDVEPVSVPSQPCATPPGYCGSSGPSSVDGKGDTPRNSLDDSFRLEQRPNSMTGLIPVYAGDSAAPIRTAKAERRHQERLRMQSPELAVAPDKDLSPAEKRALEAEKRAMWRAARMKSLEQDALKAQMVIAKSRDGKKRGTLDQLAESPSPAPTPSPTPMEELISPRGLTSPGRLSLSSKSLLTRWTTCSSPTTARSIRVAPPARRPRTPCPLPRPSRRWRCTATSASCDKGAAVWRPPCPRNISHKHDTRRRVHFKETRKALLHIQPCLQSPSRPRFLPPG from the exons ATTGCCGGATGGTTTCACTCAGCTGCGAGCGCTGGCTCACTTGGCGCTCAACGAGGTGTCGTTGCAGACTCTGCCCGGCGACATCGGAAA TCTGGCCAACCTGGTGACGCTGGAGCTGAGGGAGAACCTGCTCAAGTGTCTGCCCAC GTCGCTGTCCTTCCTGGTGAAACTGGAACAGCTGGACCTGGGCAGCAACGAACTGGAAGTGTTG CCGGACACACTCGGCGCACTGCCCAACCTGAGGGAGCTTTGGCTGGACCGCAACCAGTTGTCCTCCTTACCATCG GAGCTGGGGAACCTCCGGAGACTGGTGTGTCTGGACGTGTCGGAGAATCGCCTGGAGGAGCTTCCCTCCGAGCTGGACGGCCTCCTGGCCCTCACCGACCTGCTGCTCACACAGAACCTGCTGGAGGTGGTTCCGGACAGCATAG GTTGTCTGAAGCAACTGTCCATCCTCAAGGTGGACCAAAACAGACTTACTCACCTGACGGACTCCATTGGAGAGTGTGAAAACCTGACGGAGCTCGTCCTGACCGAGAACCTCCTCCAG ACGCTTCCTCGCTCGCTGGGCAAGCTGAAGAAGCTGACCAACTTGAATGTGGACCGCAACCGCCTGGGCGCCGTGCCCAAGGAGCTGGGCGGCTGCGCCAGCCTCAACGTGCTCTCGCTGCGCGACAACCGCCTGGGCAAGCTACCCGCTGAGCTCGCCGACGCCACAGAGCTGCACGTGCTGGATGTGGCTGGGAACAG ATTACAAAATCTGCCTTTTGCCTTGACAAACCTCAATTTGAAGGCCATGTGGCTGGCAGAGAACCAGTCGCAGCCCATGCTCAAGTTCCAAACCGAGGATGACGAGCGCACGGGGGAGAAAGTGTTGACCTGCTACCTGCTGCCTCAGCAGCCTTCCCCCAGCCTTG AGAACCTGCTGCAGAACAGCGTGGACGACAGCTGGACGGACAGCAACCTGAACAGAGTCTCGGTCATTCAGTTCCAGGAAGAGACCAAGAccgaggacgaggacgacgaggCTGCCGCCGAGCGCAGG GGCCTTCAGCGTCGAGCCACACCTCATCCCAGCGAGCTAAAGGTGATGAAAAAGGGGATCGAGGACAGGCGGAACGAAGCGTTCGCGCCCAGGCCCGAAAGAGAAGATCAGCCCTCCGATGCGCAG gagaaacggctcagcgACCTCTCGAACCAGAGCCACGACTCGCAGGTGTCCGACAGCACGCTGTCAGCCATCTCCCACGAGGAGCGGCGAGAGGTCGCCTTGCCCTCCCAGAGAGAGGACCTTGTGGACGGGCACTCCCGCCACGAGGAGGAGGACCTGGATGAGATGGAGGTGGAGTACATTGAG CCCACCGTACACTTTGCCGAGGAGCCCATCATCCGCGGCGGGGACGAGGACGACGGCGAGGAAGACGGCGAGCGGAGCGACGAGGAAGATGACATGGCCCCCTTCCCCGCCGAGAAGCAGCGTCTCATCCGGAAGGACACGCCGCACTACAAGAAGCACTTCAAGATCACCAAGTTGCCCCAACCCGAGACGGTGGCGGCCCTCCTGCAGGGCTTCAACCCCGACGGGCTCGGCTCGCCCGCGCGGGCCGCCGAGGACGAGCGGGACGGGCacgaggaggacgaggaagacGAGGGCGTCGGTACCCCTCGACTACGTCTCAGGGTGGAGGCGTCGGAGCTGGAAGACAGCCGATACCACGTCAACTCCAGTCAAGTCAAG GGGGTGTCATTTGATCAAGTCAATAATCTGCTGATTGAACCTGCTCGAATTGAGGAGGAAGAG CACACCTTAACCATCCTGCGCCAAACGGGCGGCCTCGGCATCAGCATTGCCGGCGGGAAAGGGTCCACGCCGTACAAGGGGGACGACGAG GGTATCTTCATCTCCAGAGTTTCTGAGGAAGGACCTGCAGCCAGAGCAGGAGTGAAAGTAGGAGACAAGCTGCTGGAG GTGAACGGCGTGGACCTCCACAAGGCTGAGCACCACGCGGCCGTGGAGGCCCTGCGCAGTTCCGGGGCCGCCGTCTCCATGACGGTGCTGCGCGAGCGCATGGTGGAGCCGGAAAACGCCATCACCACCACGCCGCTCAGGCCCGAGGACGACTACTTCCCACGGGAGAGGCGCAGCAGCAGCGGGCTGGCCTTCAGCTTGGAGGGCGGTCACGGCCAGGGTGCCGGGTTAGGACCCCTGCAGCGCCTCTCCACCTGCTTGGTGCGCAACGACAGGGGGCTGGGCTTCAGCATCGCCGGAGGAAAGGGATCCACGCCGTACCGCACTGGGGACACG gGGATCTACATCTCTCGGATTGCAGAGGGGGGAGCAGCCCACCGAGACGGCACGCTACGCGTAGGCGACCGGGTCATCTCT ATCAATGGTGTAGACATGACAGAGGCCAGACATGACCAGGCAGTAGCGCTCCTTACCGGCACCTCGCCCACTATCGCCCTACTGGTTGAGCGAGACCCCAACGCCCCGCGCTCCCCGGGCCTCTCCCGGCAGCGGGCCCACTCCCCGCCGCCACCGGAGCCCTCGGACTCTCCGGACCAGGACGAAGAGGGCCTGCAGGGGAACCACCTGGGCCGAATGGAGGATGAATACCCCATTGAG TTCCAGAGAGGATGGTGCATG GAAGTGACGCTGGTCAAGTCAGGCGGTCCCCTCGGCCTGAGCATCGTGGGGGGCAGCGACCACGCCAGCCACCCCTTCGGCATCAACGAACCCGGGGTGTTCATCTCAAAG GTGATCCCTCACGGTTTGGCGTGTGAAAGCGGCTTGCGTGTGGGTGACCGGATCCTGGAGGTGAACGCCATCGACCTGCGCCACGCTACGCACCAGGAGGCCGTGCGGGCGCTGTTGGTCAACAAACAGGAGATCCGGATGCTGGTGCGCAGAGATCCCTCGCCGCCCGGGATGCAG GAAATTGTGATCCACAAGCAGCCAGGGGAGAAACTGGGAATCAGTATACGTGGAGGAGCTAAAGGCCACGTAGGAAATCCTTTTGACTCGACTGATGAGGGCATCTTCATATCCAAG GTGAGCTCAAGTGGCGCGGCCGCCCGGGACAGCCGGTTGCAGGTGGGCATGCGCATCCTGGAGGTGAACAACCACAGCTTGCTTGGCATGACGCACACAGAGGCCGTGCGAGTGTTGCGGGCCGTGGGCGACTCCCTGGTCATGCTGGTGTGCGACGGCTTCGACCCGCGCAAAGTGCCCACTGCGGAGGCGAGTCCCAACAAGGAGCCTTAT GCGTCTCCTGGCATCATCGCCAACCCTTTTGCATCAGGCATCGTTCGTAAAAACAGTATGGAGAGTATCTCTTCTATAGATAGAGACCTGAGCCCAGAAGAGATGGACATCATGCAAAAG GAGTCTGAGATGGTGAGGGAGACGTCCCAGTGGGAGAAGGAAGAGATGGAGAAAATG AACATCGGCAGTGGACCTTTAAAGCTGGACTACAAAACCTTGGCAGCGTTGCCCACCACCAGCCTGCAGAAGATCAATAGG ACCCCATCATCTGATTACACCAGCACCGAGAGTCCAATCAGAGAAGCCCCCTACTCTCCGACAATCCAGCCG CCCAGCCACCAGTCTTCCGATAGCTCCCTGTGTTCCGGCAGGGAGACCCGCTTC GCAAGCATTCATTTCACCTCCACCCCCAACACCAGGGACCACACTTCATCCTCT ACCCGACCGGGCGCCATCCTCCCCGTCGGGCGCATGCGACCGAGCACCTCCCCGGCCGCTCCGGACGGCCTCAGCCCTAGCCCCTTCCAGCATGGCCCCTCTCCCTTCAACTCTCAGACCTCT GACATGGTGTATGGTGTGAGGAACAATTTCCATGCCAAGCAGCCTTCTCCAGAG CCCGAGTTGAACAACGAGGTGTTTGACGACGGCGCGGACGGTCAGGAGGGGGCCGGCGGAGCTGCGGCCGTCAAGGTCGCGGCCCGCTCCGCCCTCTCGCCTGACCGTTTGGAGTACATGAATCTGGCGGCCGTGCCTCGTCTCTCCAGGCCGTCCCTGGACACGCAG AGTCCGTCGCCCGGTGGCAAGGACAGCCCGGAGCAGCGCTCCTTCCGGGATCGGCAGAAATACTTTGAGATCGACGTGAAGCAGCAGACGCCCGACAAGCCCAAGCCTCGCGTCTCGCTGGTCGGCGAGGACGACCTCAAGAAGATGAGGGAGGAGGAAG AGCGTAAATTTGAGCAGAGAGCGCGGGAGTACCTGCtggacgaagaggaggaggatgacgagGAGGACCTGGCCAAGCACGTGGCGCAGATGAAGGTGACTGGCAAGGTGCTGCTGGACGGAGTGGAGTACGACGTGGAGCCCGTGTCCGTGCCGTCGCAGCCGTGCGCCACGCCGCCCGGCTACTGCGGGAGTTCAGG GCCCTCGTCAGTGGACGGTAAAGGAGACACACCGAGGAATTCGTTGGACGACAGCTTCAGACTGGAGCAGCGGCCCAACTCCATGACTGG tTTGATCCCCGTGTACGCCGGTGACTCCGCGGCTCCCATTCGCACGGCCAAAGCCGAGCGGCGACACCAGGAGAGGCTCCGCATGCAGAGTCCGGAGCTGGCCGTGGCCCCGGACAAGGACCTCTCCCCCGCCGAGAAGCGAGCCCTGGAGGCCGAGAAGAGAGCCATGTGGAGAGCGGCACG GATGAAGTCTCTGGAACAGGACGCGCTCAAAGCCCAGATGGTCATCGCCAAGTCTCGGGACGGGAAAAAGCGCGGCACCCTGGACCAGCTGGCGGAGTCGCCCTCGCCCGCGCCCACACCCTCGCCCACCCCGATGGAAG AGCTCATCAGTCCTCGAGGACTAACCTCCCCGGGCAGACTG TCCCTGTCATCAAAGAG TCTCCTGACGCGGTGGACGACGTGCAGTTCACCGACGACGGCTCGCAGCATCCGG gTCGCGCCACCGGCCCGGAGGCCGAGGACCCCGTGCCCGCTACCTCGGCCCTCGAGGAGATGGCGCTGTACAGCAACAAGCGCAAGCTGCGACAAGGGCGCCGCAGTTTGGAGACCGCCGTGCCCACGTAACATCTCACATAAACACGACACAAGAAGAAGAGTCCATTTTAAAGAGACCAGGAAAGCGCTCCTTCATATCCAGCCTTGCCTTCAGTCGCCATCGAGACCGCGCTTCCTCCCGCCCGGCTAA